The DNA segment AAGGTCAACCCATGAAtctttttgtaaaagaaaatattcattttgaatataaaaaaaaatacaattaaatccTAATTTATGGAAAATCTAAATACTTTTAGtttgttaaaagaattatatacaaacattttaatcatactaatatagattttgtaaataatttcttcttctaataattattttagtagtgaatcaaattcttaaaaattactttttctctTAGATTtgctaaaaatttaaacatattatatattgatatctaaaatattatttaaaatatttatgttatgtGATATTATATATTAGCATGATGATGAACGCTAATTTTCTCAAAAGAAACTTACCAcatcataataaataagaaaataaaaatatgtcataaaaaataatgtaaaaagatatctttaattattaattaacaattgAATACGACAAAAAAAATCTCGTAAAGAATATAGTATTGtgaatttagaaatattaaGACTAAATTACAAATCTcataaataaaaactgacaTCTTTgtcacataaaaataatatacaaaatgtttattttataattaattattcatcaAATAAATGTGGTTgcaatataagataaaaataattatattttataacaacatttattaaaataagacaactatttttaactcacatattaataaaagcatatattcaactaaaagataatattagtttgtttcttttttcgtttcacctttttataataatatcaaatttcgttatcttatttgtttttccttttaagatgtttctctttaaaaattgtagagtaaaacaaatttaagtatttaataagttttgaaatttatcttcacaaaaattattctgatttatatatatgtatatagttttataacacaaattacgtcattgtaaattaataaatatattatagtcaaatatattatatattttatgatataaaaatatttaaaattataatatattaaactatttaataaaacatattattttatatgtattaataaatgatattgtttgtaagaattaattaaagttttataataaagttCAAACTCATCTTAACCTTAATCACAATCCATTTGAGAGAAAATTTTGAGAGTGAAAATTTCTTTTTGACCCCACTTGAAGGGGCTTCCTAAAAGGGAACAACTTCTTAAAACTGGAACTTTTTCTAAAATGGAATAGGATTAACTCATAAATTATGGGTCAAGTTATAGTCGTGTCTAATATATGATGAGTATGAGAAAATGTAAAAGTGTCATGATactctttattattataaaaaattggcttaatactgtttttggtccctagtttgggaggttttgttcaatatggtcctacctttattttttaataacaattgatcccactttttgaaaaaactattCAATTGACTCTTTTTttgttacgacgtcaattttctaatggTGCTGGTTatgacgtcaataagttctttcatgcattcacctatccaaatgttattttaacagtcctgacataatgttatgttaaaaatcatgtaatcatcgtatacaataaggactataataaacaatttaaacttgaatatgggaccactatgaacaaaaaggactcaattgaacagttttttcaaaaggtgagatcaattgttatgaaaaaaaaaaaggtaggaccaaattgaacaaaccctcccaaactagggaccaaaagcggtattaagcctaaaaaatTTGACTTTGTATTATGAATTGATGTGTGAATACAATAATATGTGTAAtcctttattattaatataaatttaataacaattttttttttttatgtttgttatgGTTTTGTGATtttactagtgcaaaaacgttgtttaacgtcacccaatagACGTTGGTTTGTTGAtaacccgacgtatatgagtggacggtgacattatcgtaaatagcttggtaacgtagacgtcggtttccaGACAACGCGatgtctatgatattgtagacgtcccAACTGCTGCAAacagacgtctaatggcctgaggtatgTCAGAAGACAGTCAGTCCCGTGatgtcggtgttcacggggggcCTACATCTAtaaggctgcaattaatgctttcacctaattcccaggcgcttagacgtcgctTAGTCAACAGGCGACGTCTACGGCCTGAATATGGAAGGCgagaagataaaaaatcttcaatttaggcGTCGGGGATTTGTGCACGCGACGTCTacgtgcctgtaattaattagattcaCCAAATTTGAGGGTCGTAGACATTGGCtagaaggggcaccgacgtctatgtgcctgtaagtaatgatgtgcatcattatagacgtcagcGCCCCGTCAAAACTGTCGTCAatatccctgacaggaaatcaaatgtcaatcgtttcagcttcctagacgtcggttttcaTTGTGATCGATGTTTAGTGGGACAGTTGAaaagttaacttggacgtcaagTTAGTAACAGAGCTGACGTCTGTAGTCATATAGACGTTGGCTATCTGGAGAAACCGACGcccagtttcattttaaatagaacgcaaactcttcgcggcattcagttttTGATAACTTCCTCTTCCtcatctcctttttctctcgcgacactcttctttttctccctttcgacacgtcttctttttgttgttgcattctattgttgtttctgatatctttatcgtcttcctcctctctttttctctcttgcgacattgcatcccaggtgcgtggttttttttttatgcttaccgtttgtttagtctttcGTCAATTATCTTCtagttcaactgattaaaatttgctttctttgtgttgtgttttagtgcagttttgttcctttcttgggataacgtagtaacacattctccctttgctaccTGTCTCCTGGAAATagcggcgtcttttgaatttcttttgattgtttcaacccaaaaacgaccctaggtcgttgtctagttttcgtttcaccgtgattttttcctcttgcggatgaaaaatggaactaagcaaccacccaggttcggttttgggttgaaggggccataagaaattcaaaagacgcaagcttttttttttggggaaattaacaaaaggagattgtgctactaggctatccaaagatgggaacaaaactgcactaaaacacaaccactgtattagacgtcggttaatgcaaaaaccgacgtctatagtgacttTAGACGTGGGTCTTTAtcatgttcgacgtctatatatgctcttcgacgtcggttaatgcgttatccgacgtctaattagtgcctttagacgtTCATTCAAACCAGTGTCAACGTTTATTGACGTCATTTgtgggcactaactgacgtcattatagacgtctgtggtTAGGATGTTGGACGTCTCATTGACGTCACGGGTTTAGACGTCGATTTAAgattagacgttaaaagcccaaaataaccgacgttaaacaacatttttgtactagtgtctTTCTGCTATGATCGTACCATTCACATGTgtaaagaatgaaagagtataTGAAAACAACACTAATATTACCAAGTGATATCTACTCATCAACATTACAAGGATAgttataggaaaaaaatattttgtaccaATTTTAAGATTTCCcttgtataataaaatattgttttgaaaacCTGTTATCTTGGAGTCCTGTACATTAAACACATATCTCACCCTTTTAAACACAGCCCAAAACGGTAGAGTTAGCTCATTTTATTACAACCCTTAATTatggattattattattatctagggagtaataaaatgaattataatttgacaatttttagaagataattaatatgatatttttcaataaaattattattcgtGGGAATAACATGAGAAATTGATGAAATCATATCCttcattttggaaaaaaaaaatacttaatttataaattattttttttctattgtttaagaaattattaatataacaagAAACATTGTCTGtgtttaatgtaaatatttttgggTAAATAATTGGTTCAATACAacagtttatattttaattaaaaaatataaaaatagaaacagtttaaaagtttttatcagatgttacaattaaaaaattataaaaatagaaaaaaaatatattttaattggtCTTCACtatttatattgaattattaataaataaaagtttactgaaacagtttaaaaaattaaaaattataaaaacaaaagttgaatGGAACTATTGTAAGAAAGTTAGCACTTTATATGTCTTATACTTACAAAAAATagttataggaaaaaaaattaatggtaGAGGAACcattatataatattgttataaatgtAGATTGTACATGCTATATATATCACTCTGTACCTTCAGTTTATATACTTCAAAAATGATCTAGAACTTCATTCGAGTAGTCCTCTATAAGCTTTTAACAAATTTTCGCATGGTGTGCTCTTAGATTAGTTTACTGCTTGAAGAATGACCATCTCCACTTTGAAGATATAGGGAGGAGTCAAGCCATGGCCCATCTTCTGATTTGTTTTCTTGCTTCATACTTTCTTGAGAGTACGCAGATGAAACATGAGTTTGGCTGTCCTGTGATAGCAACTCAAAAGCTTTAAATCTTAAATCTTGGTTGTTCTCACTGCGCTTGATTATAGGTGCTTGGATTGGAATTTTTCCTTCAAGCATTCTCACAACAGAAGACATTGTTGGTCTAAGAGTGGGAGAAGGATTGGTGCACAAGAGTGCCAAGCTCAGCATTCTCATGGCTTCCTCTTGAGAGTAATTTGAACCAAGACTTGGATCCACCAATTCCAGAAGGTTTCCCTGCTCTTGGAGAACATAAGCCTATGTAGCAAATAACATAAGATTAATcgtaaaggaaaaaagaaaagatcaaagAGTAATTTATCCttcaatttaacaaataatattcaatCCAAATGGTCTTAGATTGCTTCTGGTTTTTCAACTTACCCAATCTAGAAGGTATACAAACTCTTCCTTTGGTCTGTATTTTGTGTTGCTTTTTCCACTGACAATCTCTAAAGCTACAACTCCAAAGCTATATACATCTGCTTTATCCGTCAAGTAGCCCCTCATAGCATATTCTGGAGCCATGTAACCACTGCCAAGACAAGTAGTAACCAATAGTCAGTAACTTCACAAAACGATGAAATATAAGTTTGATACTAACTTGACATGCAGGAGAAAAAACTTGTGGACAGAAGTGCAAGCCAGTtgtttatgttaataaaattaataatcaaatatgAACTCATTATGAACCAAGTCTTGGACTCTTGATTGATTATGCTACTAATAAAAATACTCATTATGTATGATCTTAATCATGAATTCAAGCTAATGGATGTGGTGCAATACTACTAACATTGTTCCAGCTATGCGTGTACTGATATgagtattttcttcttcatcaagctTAGCTAAACCAAAGTCAGAGATCTTGGCATTCAGTTCCCTGTCAAGTAAGACATTGGTTGCCTTAATGTCCCTGTGTACTATTTTCAACCTTGATTCTTCGTGAAGATAAGCTAATCCCCTTGCTATCCCCACACAGATCTTCATTCTTGTAGGCCAGTCTAAGTTTAGCTTCACTTCTTCTCCACCTACAGGAAATTTGGGGGTAAGGAAAGAAGATTTTgttcattaatatattaattttgaagtagaaacacatacacaaactcACAGTATACGTGTAAGAAATTTACCAAAAAGTGCACGAGCAAGACTGTTGTTCTCCATGTATTCGTATATCAGTAGCAACTGGTTTCCTTCAATGCAACAGCCATATAGCTTCACCAGATTAGGATGTTGCAAAGCAGATATCATTCCAATTTCATTGACAAATTCTCGGTTCCCCTGCTTTGATTTGGAGGAGAGCTGCTTAACAGCAATCACATCACCGTCTGGCAGCACACCCTGTGATTCAACCATTCCATCAGTATCATGTTCCATGTACAATAGTGTTGTGGGATAAGTGCCATACCCCAAATGTTTTGAAATCCTATACTGATTATATCAGATGATTATGTTAGTTACCTTGTATACAGGCCCAAATCCTCCTTCACCTATCTTATTTGCAGGGTCAAAATTATTAGTAGCTGCTTTAATTTGTCTTAAGCTGTAGTAGCCCGTTTTCATATCTAGAAGTTCTGCAACAAGGAATTGATAAATGAAAAGAGAAGCACAGAAAGAGAAACGCGACTGCAACAATAATGAACCTAAATctacattttctttaaaatttccCACTTTTGAGGATctttaatgtaaatttaatgtattaaattaaaatatatggatATATTATGTCCtgtaaatattcttttattaacaaAAGGCAACTTACAAGAGGTATTTATATTTTGGCTTCGAGTCTTACCTTTATCCGTTGTATCTTTCCTACAAAGAAGACCCATCTTCCAAAGGACAACCAGTATCAATATGACAAGCCCACATGATGCAGCAACAATTCCAACAATGACTCCAGCAGACAGCCCTTTTGAAGGATTCTCAAAGTCTACAACAAAGTACAAATGCTTACAGGACCGAACATGGCATGATACTTGAAAGAATAactaataatagtaataataataataataataaaaaaaaaaaaaaaaaaaaacgcttaCTTGGTATCATCTCAATAGCAGATATCAGAGGTCCATATACACCTCTCTCAGGAATGGAAGTAGTTCCTTTCCCTGCCCAGTATAAGTGGATTTCCAAGGtaccatcatcaacatcaacatcatacTCCATAGTGATGCCCTTTCCAACTCCACCAGCTTCTTCTGCAATGTTAAAGTCTTTCAAATATCTAACACCCTGTGAAGATGCATCATCGAAATTGTCTACCTTTAGTTCAGcacttctattttattaatatgcCAGATGGGATAGATGACAAAAGATGTAAGAAACGACCAAAACAAAGCAACTAAATATTTTGCTTCAACACTCACTTGAACTGAAACATCAAATATGCGCCTTCCTAAACTTCTAAAAGTTTGATCATCAGTATACATTATCTCAGCAAAATGGAGCTTCACTTTATATTGTCCGTTTGGCAAACAAAAGCCATAGTAGTTAAGCGACATAGGAGAAAGGCGAGCGCTTTGGTAATATCCTGGACCACTAATATtcaaagaaaatgtattttcgGCTACAAAATCTGCATCATTGTTTCCCATAAATACTCCTGTGCTGCTATAGGCCCATTGTCCTTCATTTCTAAGATCAAAGTTTGAAATGCCAG comes from the Vigna radiata var. radiata cultivar VC1973A chromosome 2, Vradiata_ver6, whole genome shotgun sequence genome and includes:
- the LOC106756408 gene encoding probable LRR receptor-like serine/threonine-protein kinase At1g53430 isoform X1, whose translation is MPCVDCGLSHLTQIEKPIIVWTVLSQTQPISKLSDSNMRLIHVLLLGLLALNCVQVFESNAQLIPQDEVKVLQTISDKLENLNWTVTERSCIENEGFNGKMNINGGDIQRNVTCDCNFQNGTVCHVDNIFLKGQNISGVFPSEFGNLTHLKVLDLSRNYLNGSLPKSFPPNSSLINLFLLGNRLSGQIPTEIGDIAGLQELVLECNQLEGPLPPNLGNLSNLRRLLLSANNFTGTIPETFGELRNLTDFRIDGSSLSGPIPSFIGNWTQLDRLDLQGTNMEGPIPSTISQLKLLTELRITDLKGPTMDFPDLKELKNLKRLAFRNCLITGRIPDYFSEMTSLTTLDLSFNMLTGPVPESIQNMESLDFLFLTNNSLSGEIQDWILSFKENIDLSYNNFTKSSASSCQLADVNLASSHSSSAVTTASTFCLKRNLPCAGEPQYRSLFINCGGAEGEFEGNNYVGDLSRTGISNFDLRNEGQWAYSSTGVFMGNNDADFVAENTFSLNISGPGYYQSARLSPMSLNYYGFCLPNGQYKVKLHFAEIMYTDDQTFRSLGRRIFDVSVQGVRYLKDFNIAEEAGGVGKGITMEYDVDVDDGTLEIHLYWAGKGTTSIPERGVYGPLISAIEMIPNFENPSKGLSAGVIVGIVAASCGLVILILVVLWKMGLLCRKDTTDKELLDMKTGYYSLRQIKAATNNFDPANKIGEGGFGPVYKGVLPDGDVIAVKQLSSKSKQGNREFVNEIGMISALQHPNLVKLYGCCIEGNQLLLIYEYMENNSLARALFGGEEVKLNLDWPTRMKICVGIARGLAYLHEESRLKIVHRDIKATNVLLDRELNAKISDFGLAKLDEEENTHISTRIAGTIGYMAPEYAMRGYLTDKADVYSFGVVALEIVSGKSNTKYRPKEEFVYLLDWAYVLQEQGNLLELVDPSLGSNYSQEEAMRMLSLALLCTNPSPTLRPTMSSVVRMLEGKIPIQAPIIKRSENNQDLRFKAFELLSQDSQTHVSSAYSQESMKQENKSEDGPWLDSSLYLQSGDGHSSSSKLI
- the LOC106756408 gene encoding probable LRR receptor-like serine/threonine-protein kinase At1g53430 isoform X2 — translated: MPCVDCGLSHLTQIEKPIIVWTVLSQTQPISKLSDSNMRLIHVLLLGLLALNCVQVFESNAQLIPQDEVKVLQTISDKLENLNWTVTERSCIENEGFNGKMNINGGDIQRNVTCDCNFQNGTVCHVDNIFLKGQNISGVFPSEFGNLTHLKVLDLSRNYLNGSLPKSFPPNSSLINLFLLGNRLSGQIPTEIGDIAGLQELVLECNQLEGPLPPNLGNLSNLRRLLLSANNFTGTIPETFGELRNLTDFRIDGSSLSGPIPSFIGNWTQLDRLDLQGTNMEGPIPSTISQLKLLTELRITDLKGPTMDFPDLKELKNLKRLDLSFNMLTGPVPESIQNMESLDFLFLTNNSLSGEIQDWILSFKENIDLSYNNFTKSSASSCQLADVNLASSHSSSAVTTASTFCLKRNLPCAGEPQYRSLFINCGGAEGEFEGNNYVGDLSRTGISNFDLRNEGQWAYSSTGVFMGNNDADFVAENTFSLNISGPGYYQSARLSPMSLNYYGFCLPNGQYKVKLHFAEIMYTDDQTFRSLGRRIFDVSVQGVRYLKDFNIAEEAGGVGKGITMEYDVDVDDGTLEIHLYWAGKGTTSIPERGVYGPLISAIEMIPNFENPSKGLSAGVIVGIVAASCGLVILILVVLWKMGLLCRKDTTDKELLDMKTGYYSLRQIKAATNNFDPANKIGEGGFGPVYKGVLPDGDVIAVKQLSSKSKQGNREFVNEIGMISALQHPNLVKLYGCCIEGNQLLLIYEYMENNSLARALFGGEEVKLNLDWPTRMKICVGIARGLAYLHEESRLKIVHRDIKATNVLLDRELNAKISDFGLAKLDEEENTHISTRIAGTIGYMAPEYAMRGYLTDKADVYSFGVVALEIVSGKSNTKYRPKEEFVYLLDWAYVLQEQGNLLELVDPSLGSNYSQEEAMRMLSLALLCTNPSPTLRPTMSSVVRMLEGKIPIQAPIIKRSENNQDLRFKAFELLSQDSQTHVSSAYSQESMKQENKSEDGPWLDSSLYLQSGDGHSSSSKLI